TATAATTAGTAAGACCAAGGAGGAATGTTGATGGGGCACGAATTGAATAATAGTCAAAAGCAGGCAGTAACTCATAATGAAGGTCCTATGATGGTTTTAGCTGGACCTGGGTCTGGAAAGACTATGGTTATAACTCATAGAGTAATTAATCTGATAGAAGAATTAAAAGTAGATCCAAGCAATATTTTAGTAATTACATTTACAAAAGCTGCTGCGATCACTATGCAAAATAGATTTGAGAATTTATCTGATAGTAATAATAATAAAAAAGTTCTTTTTGGTACATTTCATTCTGTATTTTTTCGTATTCTAAAAAGCTATTATGACTTGAATGTAAGTCAGATAATAATGGAGAATAAAAAATTAGATGTATTCAAAGAAATTGTTAGACAGCTAAAAATTGAATATGAAGATGAAAACGAATTCATCAATCAGGTAACTACGGAAATATCTTTAATAAAGAATGAATTGATCAATGTTAAATATTATAATGCTGTATCTTGTTCTAACGAAGATTTCTACAAGATATATAGTCTCTATGAGGCTTATAAAAGAGAGAAGAGATCAATTGATTTTGATGATATGTTAATCAAATGCTATAACCTCTTAAGTAGAAATAGTAAAATATTAAGTTCTTGGCAATCAAGATTCAGGTACATACTTATAGACGAATTCCAGGACATAAATAGAGTACAATACGAGACAATAAAACTATTGGCTAAGCCAAATAATAATCTGTTTATTGTTGGGGACGACGATCAATCCATATACAGTTTCAGGGGAGCCAAACCAGAATTTTTATTAAACTTTCCTGAAGAATTTGCAGATACAAAGAAAATAATTCTTAATAATAATTATCGTTCCACTAAAAACATAGTAAAAGTAAGTAGAAGCGTAATAAAGAACAATCATAAGAGATACATCAAAAATATGATAACCAGTAATAATGACGGTAAACAGCCCAGTGTCATAGAAACAAAAGATATAGGGGATGAAGCAAAGACAGTCGCTGATAATATAATGGAACTTAGCAGAGATAAGAATATACCATTATCGGAGATTGCAATAATCTATAGAACCAATATTCAAGCTAGAGCGATAATTGATATGTTTCTTGATATGAATATACCCTTCATAGTAAGGGATAAAGCAGCTATCATATATGACCATTGGGTTGCAAAAGATATGATTTCATATATGAAACTTGCATTGGACATAAAAGACAAAGAGGCGTTAATAAGAATAATCAACAAACCAAAAAGATACATAAGTAAAGCTGTTCTTGAGATATCAAAAAAATATTCTGATAACATGTGGGAAGGACTGTATAAACATTCTCAGGAAAAAGAGTGGATGACTAACAGGCTGGACGAATTACAATATCAATTACAGGTAATCAAAAAGAATAGACCTTATGATATAATAAAATATATTAGGAAAGAAATAGGCTATGATGGTTATTTGGAGAACTACGCCACATACAGGAAAATAGGGATTGAAGGATTAACTGAAATCTTGAATGAAATTGGGGAAAGTACCAAGAATTTTGAAACGATAGATGAATGGTTCAATCATATTGAAGAATATAGACAGTTGATGGAGGAAAGCAATAATAATGTTTATAAAGACTCTGTCACATTGACAACCATGCATAGTTCCAAGGGATTGGAATTTGGTATTGTCTGGATTATCGGTGCTGTTGAAGGGCTGATACCTCACGAAAAATCCAATAGAGACAAAGATATAGAAGAGGAGAGAAGATTGTTCTATGTAGGTATGACAAGAGCCAAAGAACATCTATACATATCTTACATTAACAACAGATATGACGAACCAGCTGTCCAGTCAAGATTCTTGGATGAGATTTACGACTATTTTTCTACTAAAATTGAAGTTGGAAGTATTATAGACCATAAGAAATTCGGTAAAGGTATAGTTATAAATCTTAACAAAAAATCTGTCACAGTAGATTTTGCAAAGAAAGGAAAGATTAAATTAAATATAAAGTTTTGTATACAAAATAATCTAATAAAATGTTAATAAGTTTATAGGGTATAGATATTTATAATTTATTGATTGAGGTGTTTCTAATGGACGTAATAAGAGTGGTAAATATTTATAGTATTGTTACAAGCTTAGCATGGCTATTAATTTTTATTTGTATATATATGAAGATTGGTAGAAAAGATAAATATCTAGTTTATTATATTAAAGGAATAATTGTTTTCATCATATTTTTAGCTTTGGGTTTTGTTTTTGAAGAGTTAGCCATACAAGACCGTACTCTCATAGGGTTATTATTTCTGGATATTAGTTATATTCTGCTTATACTGAGCACAGAAGTATTTATAACTATAAAGGGAAGGAAAATATGGTTGTGGTTTTTTATATTTGTCATTGGGGTTATTATTGTTACTAAATTAATTCATAGAGATTTTTCGATTATTTTGAATATATATATAGGAGTCCTATTATCATATATAGGTTTTCGGCTACTTAGATCTAAAAAAATTCATAATCTTTTAATAGGAAGTTTTTTAATTCTATGGGGGATATTCAATCTTCTATGTCCTGTACTATATAAGATTTTTGATTTTGATATGACGTTATATGTAATTAACCGTATCTTTTTCATTTTTTCTGAAGCGTTATTTATAATTGCTTATATATATAAAATGAATATGGATTATAAATATGATAACGAAAATATAAAAAATATATTTAATGCCTCTTCTGTTGGACTTGAACTCTATAATGCAAAAGCTGAATTGATTATCATTAATCCCATATGCCTTGAAATGTTTGAGATAGAAAATCATGATACTGTAATAGGTTCTAATCTATTTGATAGATTCAATATAGCTAATCGTAGTTTAGAACAATTAAAGAGTGGTAAAGATGTAAGTTTTCGAGTAGAATTTGAACTTAATAACGATAATAAAGAAAATCTGATAAACAATAATATCAGGCAGAAAAAATTCTTAGAAGTTAAAATAAATATTCTAGGAACAAATAAATTACTACCAGAAGGTTACTTTGTTCAGATAGAAGATATATCAGAACAAATATATTCCTCCCATAAGCTGGAAAAAAGGATGAAGATAGCTGTCAGCAGTGCTAATCTATATGGATGGGATTGGGATATAAGCAACAACATTTTTTATATAGACCCTATGTTTGCTATATCATTAGGATATGATGGTGAAAAATTCAATGATAGGGGAACAGTTTTTTTTAATCTTATAAAAGAAGAGGATTTAGAAATTATCAATAAAGAGCTGCAAAAGCATTTTGAAAATATAGAGCAAGTTTTTATTTGTGAATGGAGAATTAAAGATGCTACTGGCAATTACAAATGGTACATGGGAACAGGTTCTGTAATAGAAAGAGATGAGGATGGTTTACCTTTCAGGATGGTAGGTATAAATCAGTGCATAGAAAGACGTAAACAATCTGAATTGGAGTTATATAATAGTGAAAAAAGGTATCGTTCATTATTTGAAACAATGGTTAATGGATATGCTAGACTGGAAATTCAATACGGTAATGATAATAATATCTGTGACTACAAATGTATAGAAACCAATAGTTCATTAAATGAAATATTAGCATTGGATGAAATTCAAGGTTTGAGAGTAAAAGATATTATTACACATGAAAAGTATTGGATAGCACTAATAAACGATATGCTCAAAAATAAAAAGAATCAAAGCAGGATAGAACAGTATTCTAGACGATTAGGTAAGATATTAGAAGTGATAATGCATAGATTCGGTAATAATCAGATTATACTAATAATAAGGGATGTAACTAATGAGAGAAATCTGGAAAACATGGTTAGACAGACTGAGAAACTATCAGCTATTGGTCAATTGGTTGGAGGTATTGCTCATGATTTCAATAATCAATTAATGGCTATTAGTGGTGCTGTATCTATTATCAAGACTAAGTATGCAGATAGAAAGGAATGCATAAAATACATAGATTATATTGAAAAATGTTCTAATAATTCTGCTTCGCTAGTTAATAGACTTCTAACATTCTCAAGAGAATCTGATTATAAGTTAATACCTATAGATTTACATAGTATCATTAACAGTGTAGTTGAAATATTAGAAAGAAGTATTGACAAAAGAATAAGGATAGAGACCTCTCTAGAAGCTGAAAATCATATGATATTAGGGGATGAAAGCCAGATTCAAAATACCCTGCTGAACATTGGGATTAATGCTAGAGATGCATTGATTAATGGTGGACAGCTTGTATTCAAAACTTATAATATCATGGAATGGGATTGTGATAAAATTGATGTTAAAGAACAAAAACCAGCTATAGTTACGATTGTTTCTGATACAGGAATTGGAATGAGTGAAGAGGTCAAGAAACATTTGTTTGAACCTTTTTATACTACCAAAGATATTGGTAAAGGAACGGGTATGGGCTTGGCTATGGCTTTTGGTGTAATTAAAAATCATGGAGGATGCATCAGCGTTAATTCTGTTATCAATGTTGGAACTGATTTCACTATAAAATTGCCAATATTGGATGAGGAAGAGTATACACCTGTAGATGAAGAGGAAAGATTGATTAAGGGTGTAGAGAAGATTTTGGTTGTTGATGATGAGGAGATAATAAGGGATTTATTACAGGAAATGATTGAGATGTTAGGTTATGAGGTAATTACTTTTGGTGATGGTTTTGAAGCTCTTAGGTATTATAAGAAGCACGTAAGTGATATTAATTTGGTTTTATTGGATATTGTTATGCCTAATATTAGTGGAGAAGAGTTGGTGAATGAATTTTATGGTATTAATGAGAATGTTAGAGTAGGATTTTTATCTGGATTTGGGTTTGAAAAGATGGATAAGAGGATAACTGATAGGATTGTTGGGTTTATTAATAAGCCGATTAATATTGAGGAGTTGTCGTTGAAGATTAGGGAGATGTTGGATTGCTTGAGCTGATTTAAAGGAAGGGCAACAAGCTGTAAAGGTCGTTTTTATCACTATATAGGGTATGCTGATTGTAGTGGCGATCTTTAGTTGTTATATAATATAAGATTGAGTGAATAATAAAAATGGATTATGTGAGAGGTTGAGTCTCGCATAATCCATTATAATTTTTACCATACTGTTGTGTCGTATTGGGTTAATATTCTTTTTGTTATCAATCTTGATAATAGGTAGCATTGTATAGGTGCTAGGATGATTATTAGTAGTACGTTGTTTATCATGTAAAGTAGAGCTAATAGTGCTACTGTTATGATAACAGCTAATAGTGTTGATGGTAAGTGTTTATTAGCAAGTATAAAAGAATATTTAAATAGTTTCTTTATACCCAATTTTGATGTAGACATAAGAGGGAATATATATAAAGTTATAAATAATAATTCAATAGTCAAGCTAAAATAAACTGGCAATAACCAAGGTATGTCAAGGACACCTTTAGTAATAGAAGTTATGTTGAAAAACATTAGTGTGTATAGTGCAGCTAGTATTAACCATACTAGTGTGGATTTAAGGAATTTGTTTTTGAGTGCTTTGAAGAATGTTTTGTACACGTATCCTTCGTCTTTTACCAGGTTATAATATACACTTGTGTATAGAGCGGTTGTTACAGCACCTATAGTTACTCCGAAACCTAGTAAAGAAATAAATGTCCACAAAAGACCTAATACCATAATATCAAAAACTAGACTTCCAATTCTTTGAAACGGTCCATCAATATTAAAAAAGTTCATTATGTATCCCTCGCTTAGTATATTTTTAAAATTATTAACTCTATAATTATCATTATTGGACCAACAAGACGTAAGTTGTAATACTTGTTGTTAGTATAAAGTTATTATCAATAATATTATCATATGTATTGATGTAATTTCAATGTGTAAAATCATGTAACTTTGGAAGTTTTTTTGTTTAATTTGTACATAATATTAGTATGATTGTTAATAATGATAGATATTTGGGTATTAGGTAAATATATTTGGTTAATCTACTTAAATTCTGGGAGCCAATCTCCGTGGGCTTCAATTAAATCATCACACATATTCTTGATATCATCAATAGATAATTCACTAGAAGTATGTGGGTCAAGCATGGCTGCGTAATAGATGTAGTCTTTTTTTCTAGTAAGTGCAGCTTCTACTGTCAATTGATGTACACCTATATTGGTTTTGTTAAGTGCTGCAAGCTGCATTGGTAGTTCTCCTACATGGCAAGGGATAACTCCGGAGCTATTAACAAGGCAAGGTACTTCGACTACACAGTCGGATGGCAGGTTAGGGATTAAACCGGTATTCATGACATTACCACCAATAGTATAAGGAACATTGGTTTCCATTGCTTCCATTATGTATGAACCATATTCATTGGAACGTTTATGGCTAAGAGTATTGTCTTTTGTTAGTTCATCCCTTTGTTTTTCCCAGTTGGCTATTTGCTCGACACACCTTCTTGGGTATTCATCTAGCGGGATATTATATTTTTCTATAAAATGAGGATATTTGTCTTTAATGAAGTATGGCATATATTCTGCATTATGTTCACTTGATTCTGTTACGTAGTATCCAA
The window above is part of the Vallitalea guaymasensis genome. Proteins encoded here:
- a CDS encoding ATP-dependent helicase, which gives rise to MGHELNNSQKQAVTHNEGPMMVLAGPGSGKTMVITHRVINLIEELKVDPSNILVITFTKAAAITMQNRFENLSDSNNNKKVLFGTFHSVFFRILKSYYDLNVSQIIMENKKLDVFKEIVRQLKIEYEDENEFINQVTTEISLIKNELINVKYYNAVSCSNEDFYKIYSLYEAYKREKRSIDFDDMLIKCYNLLSRNSKILSSWQSRFRYILIDEFQDINRVQYETIKLLAKPNNNLFIVGDDDQSIYSFRGAKPEFLLNFPEEFADTKKIILNNNYRSTKNIVKVSRSVIKNNHKRYIKNMITSNNDGKQPSVIETKDIGDEAKTVADNIMELSRDKNIPLSEIAIIYRTNIQARAIIDMFLDMNIPFIVRDKAAIIYDHWVAKDMISYMKLALDIKDKEALIRIINKPKRYISKAVLEISKKYSDNMWEGLYKHSQEKEWMTNRLDELQYQLQVIKKNRPYDIIKYIRKEIGYDGYLENYATYRKIGIEGLTEILNEIGESTKNFETIDEWFNHIEEYRQLMEESNNNVYKDSVTLTTMHSSKGLEFGIVWIIGAVEGLIPHEKSNRDKDIEEERRLFYVGMTRAKEHLYISYINNRYDEPAVQSRFLDEIYDYFSTKIEVGSIIDHKKFGKGIVINLNKKSVTVDFAKKGKIKLNIKFCIQNNLIKC
- a CDS encoding DUF624 domain-containing protein, with product MNFFNIDGPFQRIGSLVFDIMVLGLLWTFISLLGFGVTIGAVTTALYTSVYYNLVKDEGYVYKTFFKALKNKFLKSTLVWLILAALYTLMFFNITSITKGVLDIPWLLPVYFSLTIELLFITLYIFPLMSTSKLGIKKLFKYSFILANKHLPSTLLAVIITVALLALLYMINNVLLIIILAPIQCYLLSRLITKRILTQYDTTVW
- a CDS encoding hybrid sensor histidine kinase/response regulator, with the translated sequence MDVIRVVNIYSIVTSLAWLLIFICIYMKIGRKDKYLVYYIKGIIVFIIFLALGFVFEELAIQDRTLIGLLFLDISYILLILSTEVFITIKGRKIWLWFFIFVIGVIIVTKLIHRDFSIILNIYIGVLLSYIGFRLLRSKKIHNLLIGSFLILWGIFNLLCPVLYKIFDFDMTLYVINRIFFIFSEALFIIAYIYKMNMDYKYDNENIKNIFNASSVGLELYNAKAELIIINPICLEMFEIENHDTVIGSNLFDRFNIANRSLEQLKSGKDVSFRVEFELNNDNKENLINNNIRQKKFLEVKINILGTNKLLPEGYFVQIEDISEQIYSSHKLEKRMKIAVSSANLYGWDWDISNNIFYIDPMFAISLGYDGEKFNDRGTVFFNLIKEEDLEIINKELQKHFENIEQVFICEWRIKDATGNYKWYMGTGSVIERDEDGLPFRMVGINQCIERRKQSELELYNSEKRYRSLFETMVNGYARLEIQYGNDNNICDYKCIETNSSLNEILALDEIQGLRVKDIITHEKYWIALINDMLKNKKNQSRIEQYSRRLGKILEVIMHRFGNNQIILIIRDVTNERNLENMVRQTEKLSAIGQLVGGIAHDFNNQLMAISGAVSIIKTKYADRKECIKYIDYIEKCSNNSASLVNRLLTFSRESDYKLIPIDLHSIINSVVEILERSIDKRIRIETSLEAENHMILGDESQIQNTLLNIGINARDALINGGQLVFKTYNIMEWDCDKIDVKEQKPAIVTIVSDTGIGMSEEVKKHLFEPFYTTKDIGKGTGMGLAMAFGVIKNHGGCISVNSVINVGTDFTIKLPILDEEEYTPVDEEERLIKGVEKILVVDDEEIIRDLLQEMIEMLGYEVITFGDGFEALRYYKKHVSDINLVLLDIVMPNISGEELVNEFYGINENVRVGFLSGFGFEKMDKRITDRIVGFINKPINIEELSLKIREMLDCLS